TACAATTGCAATGTAAACAAAAACTAGTCTACGAAGCTGTAAATTGCTATTAGTAAGGAAAGTTATGTCATATCCGACGTCTAAATAAGCAGAATGCATTTTTGCGATACCATCAATCGCTTACTTACAGTTAATACTTGTAAACAACTGGCGGCGCTTGCAAATAAATGCTCGCGCTCGCATAAACGCTATTCTTGCGTACTTTATGGAGGGAACAAGCTACagttttttcaattataattattccaTTTATATGCAAAATTATAAGTTTCATTATGCTTATTGACTATCGTTATATATAGCAAAACATAGTTTCTACTCACTTAAGTAACGAAACACCTATAAATAGTGGCGTGTGCAGAAACACATAAATTAGAGCACTAATTACACAATTTTGTTAAGATTGGCCATTCGAATTATGTTTTTCTTGGGCACCGACATAAAATGGCTGCTACCTCATTGTTCTGCGCGTTCGTTCGTGCGCATAGAAGCCGTGAACGCTTGGGGACGACTTCTCCGCCAATTAAAATTGTGGCGCGAAATTTAAGGCATCCTTAATGATAATTGCTGCATATGTAGATTAgtaacaattttatattaattacaaaacttaattaatacataaaataataaaaaggacGTTATAATCACTTGAATaaatgctaaaatatagaaCCCAATATCACATTCAGGTTCTTCATGTTTGATGTCACTCTTATTACTTCTGCTCATTATTTTGTGCCGATGTCCAACTCCCTCGAGGTGTTGATTAAACTGGTTATAGGAATTAGTAAATATATCACACATTGAACAATGCCATCGACGATATTTTACAACTCGTCGAAGTTTACTTGTTTGGTTTTCTTCCATTTTTTTGGAAAAGACGTGTTGTGCAGTGAAAgtaatgtttttgtttgaatgaCGTGACGTTGCAATCTGACGTAGATATGTGATAATTTACctcaaattatttttagatgTACCTACCCTACAATTTAAATCTTTTTACGCTGATTATAAAAAGGTTTGTCAATATCGCCACAGAGAACATATATCGcattaaatattaatacaaCTACTGTTAAAATAAGGTAGTTACTTACTTCATCCATACTCTCATCCATGTGCATgatttaccaataaacaaataaaaaattaaaaatgaggctaTGAATCGcaagtcatttcacaccttataattattataattaacttgctctaaattaatgaaaataaatttaattaattagcttaaaacaattaaatataattaatacatatattttgaataacattttgttaaaaaaaatacataatataaaataaatatgttttgaaatgacatgcatttcctaccttcatttctagTTTGtactttgttggtaaacagtgcacttAGGCGTATGGCTAAAGTATAGTGTAAATAGGTGTAATAGGCTGAACGTGGATGCCCGCGACTGCGGCCGCGtttaaattgatgtaaactttcaacccatatttcaccccctcctatttatattttcgcgtgttttatatacaactagcggacgcccgcgacttcgtccgcatggaaatcaatgtaaactttcaagccgtattttaccactttaaattaaattgttgttatttgggttgaatttaaaaaaaaaattgaatcaaattatatttcgtattttttatgatttatgaacaaaattttaaaactgtatctctaaaaataaaggactttccatacaaactttcaacccctatttcacacccttctcattttattttcgcaataaaaagtattctataaccttttccataatacggaaaaggttatctTAAACCGTGCAAAGttacatttgaattaattcagtggtttcagcgtgatgcccgaataacaaaaaatcacggacagacagacagacaaaaaatcgaaaaataatatttttagcttcagtatcgattataaaatgcccctcaataaaaaaattcaaaatatcttcaatgtacagaatgtacaaatataaagaattcgtattataagtatagattctagatggcgctgtcatccgttatgccacgctaacgtttgttgttacaaatggtacctataagtaaaatctctaattgctaataaatgtatagagttcgaccagttttattataagtatagataaataaaataaaatataaataaatataaatcgacAATTTCCAGTTGTGTGTACAGGAATTGtaataactatatatacataaatatatgtcCGCGCGAGTGAGTTAATCGATCGGTTGGCTCGTGTCGTCATGAGACGAGATAGTATAGTATGAAATGTTCCGTGATTTAGGTAGGAAGTACCTAGCACATTCTTATTGGATCTGTAACCTCTTGTTAGATAAACCTTCATGGATTGttttggaataggcggggagaatgattACAGTGGAGAAAGGGAGTGTTAAATAGTGTTAAAAGTCGTCTTCAATCCTACATCCTGGGCAAAGACCCAGACCAATCGCCAGTCATTTAGCTTCGCGGCTCATTTAGCTTTAACggaaaacaccgttaaagatttCGTTTAAAGAACTATAAAGGtatctagcgaagggttgccacgcaGCTAACGTTCTGGAGACTGAGTACAGTCCCCAGTACTGTAATACAGTAGTATTACAGTACTATTACAGTATAGTAAATACAGTAGTATTACAGTACTGTACTGTAATGACATAATTCCTCGTGATctagaaaaaatcaaataaactcGAGCGTTTGAGGGTCTGATTCTGATGGAGCCACCACgggtcaaactccataattggttaTCCTATTTACTTAGGTAGTGCAAGGGCTGACGAATTTTCagtcttcctaaaatgaggtataactagctatcgcaggctctcagtCTATTTGTAATATTCCCTGCCTTATATATTCCATACGTTCCTATGAAAATAGatttcagtagttttggagatCAACGTGAACAGATAGACAAACAAATCGCGATAAAAAGTTTCGTCGTTTTTAGAGGGGATGTACCCAGACTAGTATGTTGGTGAATTAGTGTGCGATACGAGTCCTtaggtaattactaattagtgtATGTCGTGTGGCCACGTTACTCGTCCTGCCGCTCGTCATGCCTATCGCTCATAATTTTGATTTCTGTGAGCGCCAGCGCGAATCgaattatactcgtagtaggtaCGGGGCTTCGCTTGCGTGCGTGAAATTGCGTGAAAGCAGTGTGTAGACTGTagacacagattaatagatactacgtaCAGTAGAGTTGTAGACAGACGCGAAGCGGCAACATTGCTCAGCGCGAGCAGCAGTGCGAGCTTCATTATTTGGTTGCGGCAGACGGTCCATGGGGCCGAAGATGGGCCGAAGGTACAAAGACTTTTGGACATGAGATTGCGGAAATAGGTACATGCAGACAGTAAGCGTACTCTAATTTCAACTAAATTCTACATTGCCActtggactagtggtgtatatCCAaggtacgatttaatgtttctgaGTTCGTTCTCTGGTAACTTTAAAAGACcattattgtctttttttttgtttttcgcaATTAGTttcttcaaatatttaaaaagtaagtatttaagtaggtatttgaaaaaaaaaaattaatcaaaaatgctgactttaattcaaaaatatttcgtatgcggaaatagtGTCGTTGCTATGTCCTACGTTTTCGTGTATTTATTGTAGATCCATGATCTCCTGCGAGTACATATTTTTTGGTCCAAGTCTTGTCCAAGTCAATTGTACAAAACGAATTGTTCGGCAAGTTATTCGCCGAAGTAATCGCCCGTGTATCTAAACAAGTACTAAAACCACAAGtcttaaatatttgtaattttttaatctaatatataataagacCAATGTTCCCATTTCCCTTTATTTGGCAGTAAAGCTGCTGGCGgtaaatgcaaaaatattttcattgtgtGAGTTTATCTCGTCCTCCTcaaaaaataacagacaattttgttggtgaatttcgGCCTTTGGGGACAAATGGCATGGTAATACTAGTGATAATACCATTTGTGATTGGTCTGAGGCTTTAAATAGAAATACATTGAATTTACGATTGTGATTCCAGAGCGACAAAACcaagacataaattaaaaaaaaaaataaagcggCTGTCATTTTGGTGCTTTGACGTTTGACTTTGGCGTTTCatatttctttcaaaaatttgtGATCATGGCGGTATGTGTTTTCTTTAAATTCATAAATGTAATCGAGTTTAATCAGTGAAAAACATAAAGGATAATTGTTCATATTTCGCtaataatgtaaaatgtttCAAGGCTATTTAGTATTAGctaatatttttacaagttcgtgaaaaatataactttacgAAGCTTAACCTCGTCGGACCTATACGAATCGTCGAAACACAATTCGTTTGAGTGATAATCGTTAATTGGTGTTATGGGTTTCAGCGTGTACCACCGCCTGCAAATCCTGCCTTCAAGAGGGATAAAAAGGAGAAGAAGGTTCCAAAAGATAACTCCAAAAATGTTATGCGGAATCTGCACATTAGAAAATTGTGTTTGAACATTTGTGTTGGTGAATCTGGAGACAGATTAACACGTGCTGCTAAGGTAAGCCTGTAATTTATATGTAGAGTGAACTTTACTTTTCCCAGTAGTTTTTTTAGCGATAGATAACctcttatttttttgtttattaccaGTATAACATCACACAACCTCATACCTCTTTCTTACGcgtttatgaaataaatagaaatgaTACGAAATGAGGGTAAAAGTGTGCAAGTTGTTATACCATATATATGTGCAGCTATTTTTCACGACCCATTGTATTAAATACATCTCGCATGACCCCAAACCATGCATGAAAATTGTTCAAGAAATGTATCATTATTGCATTATCTTTGTAAATTCATGCAAGATCAATATTTGTATAGCAACTTTTGGGTATTTTCAATATTACCTAGAATTTTAGATCAAATAACACTTTAAAACTCTGAAAACATTAAGTTAATTGATACAGTATGAGTTACTATATAAAACCTCATCCAATAAATTTATTATGGCCCTCGAGAGTGTATTAGTTAGTTTTCCTTTTCTCCAAACTAACTAATATAGAatttgtagagcttactgtgctgtGGGAGACTTAACATTCTGAAGGACCACTGTATAAAAGTGTACaattattatgacctaacaaactAAGttaaaatggctatgtggttagtttgTACGCCATAGAAGTatgtgcgagaggattaccagcaaaatctctataacttgctcaAAGACTGGCCTCACTAAAACAAATTTCAATAGTTAATTATGGAATGGCATGTTCCATATTAGAACAGTAAGTAAACAGTATTAAAATTTGGTTAGAAAAACACAAGCAGAGGTGTGTTAGTTAATTATTAAGGATGTTCTTAACACTACACCCATTGGTCACCAGTCTGGGGTTTagagattttctctctaccacataATGAACCCTGCACCTGCACTGTGAGATAGGGTAGGAGAAGtatggtagggatagggtaggatagaggtggGATAGGTTGGGAGAAGGGTAGGTTTAGGGAAGAAGttcacataagtcaaagtgaagcttgactgggttAGCTATAAAGTTTCGCACATTCACATTACAGGTGTTGGAACAGCTGACTGGTCAACAACCTGTGTTCTCAAAAGCCCGCTACACTGTCAGGTCTTTTGGTATCCGCCGTAATGAAAAGATTGCAGTCCACTGTACCGTACGAGGTGCCAAGGCTGAAGAGATCCTTGAGAGGGGCTTAAAAGTAAGTTTTAGCcttattttttctaatattataaggaggtaaagtttgtggtattgtaaggggtaataCTAGATTTAGTAAACCAATGTTTAAAAATAGGTACATGCAGACAGTAAGCGTACTCTAATTTCAACTAAATTCTACATTGCCActtggactagtggtgtatatCCAaggtacgatttaatgtttct
This window of the Bicyclus anynana chromosome 19, ilBicAnyn1.1, whole genome shotgun sequence genome carries:
- the LOC112049204 gene encoding 60S ribosomal protein L11 encodes the protein MARVPPPANPAFKRDKKEKKVPKDNSKNVMRNLHIRKLCLNICVGESGDRLTRAAKVLEQLTGQQPVFSKARYTVRSFGIRRNEKIAVHCTVRGAKAEEILERGLKVREYELRRDNFSATGNFGFGIQEHIDLGIKYDPSIGIYGLDFYVVLGRPGFNVAHRRRKTGKVGFPHRLTKEDAMKWFQQKYDGIILNSKK